From a single Arachis hypogaea cultivar Tifrunner chromosome 3, arahy.Tifrunner.gnm2.J5K5, whole genome shotgun sequence genomic region:
- the LOC112779492 gene encoding uncharacterized protein, protein METCLFVTHRLFPYQISPLRRPGQPSRCVAVCTSAEETAREGETHEGESGFEAELRSSHRVGALFTSPTLLSSPDAIDGGRRREEKRGLAVVAGEPNRCRSGLSERENANRGQAGEPPLLFAIPTVLPITSTVWNCAALPGCRGTPFSSPEEHCCGHLSRVEGERATGGRRTWPSSPLSPETATESSVLVRISESKGLLSLLCKLMLRHCGVVHHRVVDSCLYSVLGVVAASFCYPKLFMLLQKCVGCALKLPLILGGGEKDSVKRLGYEICILRIWAQKLRRIYLVIVVMFCIDLAY, encoded by the exons TCGCCGCTGCGCCGCCCAGGACAGCCATCGCGTTGCGTCGCCGTCTGCACCAGCGCCGAGGAGACCGCGCGGGAAGGAGAGACGCACGAAGGAGAGAGCGGATTTGAGGCCGAGCTAAGGTCCAGCCACCGCGTCGGAGCCCTTTTCACGTCGCCGACATTGCTGTCGAGCCCTGACGCCATTGATGGAGGACGCCGTCGCGAGGAGAAGCGTGGCCTCGCCGTCGTTGCTGGTGAGCCCAACCGCTGCCGATCTGGTCTGAGCGAGAGAGAGAACGCGAACAGAGGGCAAGCTGGGGAGCCACCGCTGCTGTTTGCTATACCCACAGTGCTCCCTATCACTTCCACTGTCTGGAACTGTGCCGCCTTGCCTGGCTGCCGGGGAACGCCATTTTCGTCGCCGGAAGAACACTGTTG CGGTCATTTGAGTCGCGTAGAGGGAGAAAGAGCCACTGGGGGTCGCCGCACCTGGCCTTCGTCGCCTCTGTCACCGGAAACAGCCACCGAGTCCTCTGTTTTGGTAAGAATTTCTGAGTCGAAAGGCCTTTTGTCGCTGCTCTGTAAGCTTATGCTGAGGCATTGCGGTGTTGTCCATCATAGGGTTGTGGATTCGTGCTTGTATTCTGTGCTTGGAGTTGTAGCCGCCTCGTTTTGTTATCCGa AGCTGTTTATGCTGCTGCAAAAATGTGTgggctgtgctttgaagctgcctttgatttTGGGTGGAGGCGAAAAGGACTCGGTGAAGCGTTTGGGTTATGAAAtttgcattttgag gatatgggcgcagaagttacgaagaatttatttagttattgttgtGATGTTCTGTATTGATTTAGCTTATtaa